In a single window of the Roseiconus lacunae genome:
- a CDS encoding MBL fold metallo-hydrolase — protein sequence MTKLTFCGAAGTVTGSCSLIDTGKHRFLVDCGLFQGSKTTQELNYASFPFDPKSIDFLLLTHAHIDHSGLLPKLVKQGFRGVIYATEPTRDLLNFMLPDSAHIQESGAKRHNNKRRRRGMPPVKPIYTNEDAEATLKLFAHHSYEEWFSPQENIQARFWNAGHLLGSASVELKIDEGNAEPLSLLFSGDIGPEEKVFHPGPDAPVGYDYIVCESTYGNRDRDDYTLEKRRAAIRDELVKGLSRGGNVVIPSFAVERSQELLHDIGYLLAEGEIPQANVYLDSPLARRATEVFIKYAGELEDVEVDEKKLFRHDRFHLVQSLDESKAINAIKSGAIIISASGMCNAGRIKHHLRYNIHRPECTVLFVGYQSPGTLGHIISSGAKEVRIHGNTYKVRADIRSLGNYSAHADQQELLAWILSRCPITGGLFLNHGEDDARQGLRDLLGERGLDIERIYMPTFDETFELHPGTRPLSKGVAGPRLDLDHVAHDWHNDYAEFMIGLTQALEHSSDREKYDLIAKLKASLAS from the coding sequence ATGACGAAATTGACATTTTGTGGTGCGGCGGGAACGGTGACCGGTTCATGCTCGTTGATCGACACCGGCAAGCACCGTTTTTTAGTCGACTGCGGCTTGTTTCAAGGTAGCAAAACGACTCAGGAGCTGAACTATGCTTCGTTCCCGTTCGACCCCAAATCGATTGATTTCTTATTGCTCACGCACGCCCACATCGATCACTCGGGTCTGTTGCCAAAACTAGTCAAGCAAGGTTTTCGGGGAGTGATCTATGCCACCGAACCGACGCGTGACTTGTTGAACTTCATGCTGCCCGACTCGGCCCATATCCAAGAATCCGGCGCCAAACGGCATAACAATAAGCGGCGTCGACGGGGGATGCCGCCGGTCAAACCGATCTACACCAACGAAGACGCCGAAGCCACCCTAAAGCTGTTCGCACATCATTCCTATGAAGAATGGTTTTCACCACAAGAAAACATTCAAGCAAGGTTTTGGAACGCGGGACATCTGCTCGGATCCGCGTCGGTGGAACTGAAGATCGATGAAGGCAATGCGGAACCGCTATCGTTGCTTTTCTCCGGTGATATCGGCCCCGAAGAAAAAGTATTTCACCCCGGCCCCGACGCACCGGTCGGCTACGACTACATCGTCTGTGAATCGACGTACGGCAATCGCGACCGTGATGACTACACACTCGAAAAACGCCGAGCGGCAATTCGTGACGAACTGGTCAAGGGGCTGAGCCGTGGCGGGAACGTCGTGATCCCTTCGTTTGCGGTCGAACGCAGTCAAGAACTGCTTCATGACATCGGCTACTTGCTGGCCGAAGGCGAGATCCCCCAGGCGAACGTTTACTTGGATTCGCCCCTGGCTCGACGGGCAACCGAAGTGTTCATCAAGTATGCCGGCGAACTGGAAGACGTCGAAGTTGACGAGAAAAAACTGTTTCGTCACGACCGATTCCACCTGGTTCAATCACTCGACGAGAGTAAGGCGATCAACGCGATCAAAAGTGGTGCGATCATCATTTCGGCAAGCGGGATGTGCAATGCCGGACGAATCAAACATCACCTGCGATACAACATCCATCGCCCCGAATGCACGGTTTTATTCGTCGGGTATCAATCGCCGGGAACCCTGGGACACATCATTTCCAGTGGCGCCAAAGAAGTTCGGATTCATGGCAACACGTACAAGGTCCGGGCCGACATCCGCAGTCTCGGTAACTACTCGGCCCACGCCGACCAGCAGGAGTTACTCGCTTGGATTTTGTCGCGTTGCCCGATCACCGGCGGACTGTTTCTCAACCACGGTGAAGACGACGCCCGGCAGGGCCTTCGCGATCTGCTGGGCGAACGAGGCTTGGACATCGAACGAATCTACATGCCGACGTTTGACGAGACCTTTGAACTTCACCCGGGCACTCGGCCGCTCTCCAAAGGCGTCGCGGGTCCTCGATTGGACCTTGACCACGTCGCTCACGATTGGCACAACGACTACGCCGAATTCATGATCGGTTTGACGCAAGCGCTTGAGCATTCGTCGGACCGTGAAAAGTATGACTTGATCGCGAAACTGAAAGCCAGCCTGGCATCGTGA
- a CDS encoding deoxyhypusine synthase family protein produces the protein MNVSDFLEQHFRHFNARETLAAAKAYREFIDNQNGRMMVTLAGAMSTGELGLSLAEMIRQGKVHAVTCTAANLEEDIFNLVAHDEYRVIEDWRALSADDEVKLLDEGFNRVTDTCIPETVMRHIESRLLNLWKNAAEEGKPRTPAEFMFELLDDPQLPEHFQVPRENSWLAAAKDAGIPVYVPGVEDSTMGNIFTARVIDGSLPSHAAMHPGTEQLQRLSMWYQETSANHPIGFFQIGGGIAGDFPICVVPMMRQDLRLDIPLWSYFCQISDAQPSYGGYSGAVPNEKITWEKLSRETPKFMIQSDASIVAPLVFAYVLGW, from the coding sequence TTGAACGTAAGCGATTTTTTGGAACAACATTTCCGTCACTTTAACGCGCGCGAAACACTGGCCGCGGCCAAGGCTTACCGAGAATTCATCGACAACCAAAACGGCCGCATGATGGTCACGCTCGCCGGGGCAATGAGTACCGGCGAACTCGGTTTGTCGCTTGCCGAAATGATTCGCCAAGGCAAAGTCCACGCGGTGACCTGCACGGCGGCCAATCTCGAAGAAGATATCTTCAACCTGGTCGCCCACGACGAATACCGCGTGATCGAAGATTGGCGGGCGCTGTCGGCCGACGATGAAGTCAAATTGCTTGACGAAGGGTTCAACCGAGTGACCGACACCTGCATTCCCGAAACGGTGATGCGGCACATCGAGTCGCGACTGCTGAACCTTTGGAAAAACGCCGCCGAAGAGGGCAAGCCAAGAACACCGGCGGAGTTCATGTTTGAACTTCTCGACGACCCGCAACTCCCCGAGCACTTCCAAGTCCCTCGTGAGAACAGCTGGCTGGCTGCGGCAAAAGACGCGGGCATCCCGGTCTATGTCCCCGGCGTCGAAGACAGCACGATGGGTAATATCTTTACCGCGCGAGTGATCGACGGCAGTTTGCCAAGTCATGCGGCCATGCACCCCGGTACCGAACAACTGCAACGCCTCTCGATGTGGTACCAAGAAACGTCCGCAAATCATCCGATTGGGTTCTTTCAAATCGGTGGTGGGATCGCCGGTGACTTTCCCATTTGCGTCGTTCCGATGATGCGGCAAGACCTGCGGTTGGACATTCCACTGTGGTCGTACTTTTGCCAAATCAGCGACGCCCAGCCAAGCTATGGCGGTTACAGCGGTGCGGTCCCCAACGAAAAAATTACCTGGGAAAAGCTCTCTCGCGAGACACCCAAGTTCATGATCCAAAGCGATGCCTCGATCGTCGCACCGCTTGTCTTCGCCTATGTCCTGGGTTGGTAG
- a CDS encoding DUF1559 domain-containing protein, whose amino-acid sequence MSRKYTGHGKGFTLVELLVVIAIIGILVGLLLPAVQAAREAARRMSCSNNFRQIGLSMHNYHSAYKQLPMQGSGTTGSGAGSPQVTSPNNGPNQNWWTNHSHSNSWRLSALVGMTAFLEQQGMWDLISNPNIYDATDNSITYDPPWPPMGPVPTQARYIPWVSEIPTFRCPSDPGVGLPALGRTNYAMCMGDSYMWSIQGPADLIDAEMRPTNNYARNSNASDRGMFVQHKRSKFRDVLDGLSNTVAMAEIATDLGDRDARTIGDNETTQYINEIRLNPNFLIDQGYLDPERPKFWDPTVVPNVWGRVHGRGFRWADHRNEMTCVHTILPPNKPLAAQRNPGGRTLSPPSSRHQGGVHVLMGDGAVVFISDSIEAGDSRAEMVWWNGTGAASPGSPSPYGLWGAMGTRASSEVIEEQFNQ is encoded by the coding sequence ATGTCCAGGAAATATACCGGACACGGCAAAGGGTTCACGCTGGTAGAGCTTTTGGTCGTCATCGCAATCATTGGTATCTTGGTCGGGCTTCTCTTGCCGGCCGTTCAAGCGGCCCGCGAAGCGGCGCGGCGAATGAGTTGTAGTAACAACTTTCGTCAGATCGGGCTGTCGATGCACAACTATCACAGCGCCTACAAACAGCTACCGATGCAAGGTTCGGGGACGACCGGCAGCGGAGCGGGCTCTCCGCAGGTCACGAGCCCGAACAATGGCCCCAATCAAAACTGGTGGACCAACCATTCGCACTCCAACTCGTGGCGTTTAAGCGCTCTCGTCGGGATGACGGCGTTCCTCGAACAGCAAGGGATGTGGGACTTGATATCCAATCCCAACATCTACGATGCGACGGATAACTCGATCACGTACGATCCGCCTTGGCCACCGATGGGCCCCGTCCCGACCCAAGCACGGTATATCCCCTGGGTCTCAGAGATCCCCACGTTTCGTTGCCCTAGCGATCCCGGCGTCGGATTGCCTGCACTTGGCCGTACCAACTACGCGATGTGCATGGGCGATTCTTACATGTGGTCGATTCAGGGCCCCGCCGATTTGATCGACGCGGAAATGCGTCCGACGAACAACTATGCGCGGAATTCCAACGCATCTGATCGCGGCATGTTCGTGCAGCACAAACGGTCAAAGTTTCGTGACGTCCTCGACGGGCTCTCCAATACCGTCGCGATGGCAGAGATCGCGACAGATCTCGGGGATCGCGATGCGCGAACAATCGGCGACAACGAAACCACACAATACATCAATGAGATCCGCCTGAATCCCAACTTCTTGATCGACCAAGGCTACCTTGACCCGGAGCGTCCAAAATTTTGGGATCCGACCGTCGTCCCGAACGTTTGGGGGCGGGTACATGGTCGCGGTTTCAGGTGGGCGGACCATCGTAACGAGATGACTTGTGTGCACACGATCCTGCCACCGAACAAACCGCTGGCGGCTCAGCGAAATCCTGGTGGCCGCACCTTGTCTCCGCCATCAAGTCGACACCAGGGTGGCGTTCATGTGCTAATGGGCGACGGGGCAGTCGTATTCATTTCGGACTCGATCGAAGCCGGCGATTCACGCGCCGAAATGGTGTGGTGGAATGGAACCGGCGCCGCGTCACCGGGCAGTCCCAGTCCCTACGGGCTGTGGGGGGCCATGGGAACCCGGGCCTCGAGCGAAGTCATTGAAGAACAATTCAACCAATAA
- a CDS encoding pyruvate carboxylase produces MTIRPFKKLLVANRSEIATRVFRSASELGIRTVAIYSHEDRYALHRFKADEAYQIGEPGEPIRSYLNIDAIVALCKKHGVDAVHPGYGFLSERPGFAEALEKAGIVFVGPSVNSLKQLGDKMSARELAEKAGVPVLGGKNKPLKSAEEALQLAESMGYPVMLKAAHGGGGRGMRVVKTPDELPGQLEAAMRESATAFGSDEVFLERFVQRARHIEVQIIGDGNNLLHLFERDCSVQRRHQKVVELAPAPNLDPKVRQGLCDAALQIGRAVGTDGSCYENAGTVEFLLDTDSNQFFFIEVNPRIQVEHTVTEEVTGIDIVRSQILIAQGHQLSDDILGIPAQEDIRTTGFAMQCRVTTEDPENQFRPDYGRISHYRSAAGLGIRLDAGTAFSGAVVNPFYDSMLVKVTARASSLAHAASRMDRCLQEFRIRGVKTNIPFLLKLINHPTFLAGESTTRLIDTTPELFELPRRRDRATRLLTFLGETIVNGNELVVGRPQASRRHPAPVPEIDRKEAPPKGTKDIFRESGVKGLVEWINKQQGLLLTDTTMRDAHQSLLATRVRTYDMLQIAPAYSQLASQLFSLEMWGGATFDTSMRFLKESPWQRLSDLRDAVPNILTQMLLRASNAVGYTNYPDNVVRLFVREAVQAGMDVFRVFDALNWQQNMKVAMEAVIEEGGICEASICYTGDLQNPKRTKYDLKYYVDLAKQLEKMGAHLLAIKDMAGLLKPKAATTLVRALREEIGIPIHLHTHDTAGIQASTILTAADEGLQIADAAFAPMSGGTSQVNLNSIVEALRDTPRASDLETEALTKIATYWQAAREFYLPFESYVLPATGDLYEHEMPGGQYTNLFQQARALGLSDRWAEVCRAYAEVNRLFGDIVKVTPTSKAVGDMALFLVANEMSADDVLTSEKALAYPASVIDLIGGRMGQPPGGFPEPVIKKVMGEQPPLTTRPGESMPDADVDAARATAAEQFGEAASDQLAVTQLLYTKVFKDFAEHYRKYGDVSKLPTPNFFYGQEHGEEIAVDIEKGKRLIVKFLTVGQPHPDGTRTVFFELNGQPREVTVTDKSLEPETKKAVKADPSDDNQVAASMPGMVITVAGAEGDKVKEGQKLMVLEAMKMETTINAPKAGTIKSIQTPAGTQVEAGDLLVVLQ; encoded by the coding sequence ATGACGATTCGGCCTTTCAAGAAACTGCTCGTCGCCAACCGAAGCGAGATCGCAACCCGAGTTTTCCGTAGCGCTTCCGAGCTTGGCATCCGCACCGTCGCGATCTACTCGCATGAAGACCGGTATGCGTTGCACCGTTTCAAGGCTGACGAGGCATATCAAATCGGAGAGCCCGGCGAACCGATTCGGTCGTACCTGAACATCGACGCGATCGTTGCTCTCTGTAAGAAACATGGCGTTGACGCGGTTCACCCCGGCTACGGATTTCTGTCCGAACGTCCCGGGTTCGCCGAAGCACTCGAAAAAGCCGGGATCGTCTTTGTCGGCCCCAGCGTCAATTCGCTCAAGCAGCTCGGTGACAAAATGTCCGCCCGAGAACTTGCCGAAAAAGCAGGGGTGCCGGTTCTTGGCGGAAAAAATAAACCGCTCAAGTCAGCCGAAGAAGCATTGCAATTGGCCGAATCGATGGGCTACCCCGTGATGCTCAAAGCCGCGCACGGAGGCGGCGGACGCGGGATGCGTGTGGTGAAAACCCCTGACGAATTGCCCGGACAACTCGAAGCGGCGATGCGAGAATCGGCGACCGCGTTCGGCAGCGACGAAGTCTTTCTGGAACGCTTCGTCCAACGCGCACGCCACATCGAAGTGCAGATCATCGGTGACGGCAACAACCTGCTGCACCTCTTCGAACGTGATTGCAGTGTCCAACGCCGTCACCAAAAGGTCGTTGAACTCGCGCCCGCACCCAACCTGGATCCCAAAGTCCGCCAAGGACTGTGCGACGCCGCACTGCAAATCGGGCGTGCCGTCGGCACCGACGGGTCATGCTACGAGAACGCCGGTACGGTCGAGTTCTTGCTCGACACCGATTCGAACCAATTCTTCTTCATCGAAGTCAATCCACGGATTCAAGTCGAACACACGGTGACCGAAGAGGTGACCGGGATCGACATCGTTCGGTCGCAAATTTTGATCGCCCAAGGCCACCAGCTTTCCGATGACATCCTTGGCATCCCCGCCCAAGAAGACATCCGAACGACGGGCTTCGCGATGCAATGTCGGGTGACGACCGAGGACCCGGAAAACCAATTCCGCCCCGACTACGGCCGTATCAGCCACTACCGATCAGCCGCCGGCCTGGGGATTCGCCTGGATGCCGGCACCGCGTTCAGTGGCGCGGTGGTCAATCCGTTTTACGACTCGATGCTGGTGAAGGTGACCGCACGAGCATCATCGTTGGCACACGCCGCTTCACGGATGGATCGCTGCTTGCAAGAGTTTCGGATTCGGGGTGTGAAAACGAACATCCCGTTTTTGTTAAAGCTGATCAATCACCCGACGTTCTTGGCCGGAGAGTCGACGACGCGATTGATCGACACCACGCCGGAACTGTTCGAGCTGCCGCGTCGTCGCGACCGCGCAACTCGTTTACTGACGTTCCTCGGCGAAACGATCGTCAACGGAAACGAGCTTGTCGTCGGTCGGCCGCAAGCGTCCCGTCGACACCCCGCACCGGTTCCCGAAATCGATCGCAAGGAAGCGCCCCCCAAGGGGACCAAGGACATCTTCCGCGAATCGGGTGTGAAGGGCCTAGTCGAATGGATCAACAAACAACAAGGTCTGCTGCTCACTGATACAACCATGCGCGACGCGCACCAATCGCTACTGGCGACGCGTGTTCGAACGTATGACATGCTGCAAATCGCCCCGGCATACTCGCAATTGGCATCTCAATTATTCTCGCTGGAAATGTGGGGCGGTGCGACGTTCGACACCAGCATGCGATTTCTGAAGGAGTCGCCTTGGCAACGCCTGTCCGACCTTCGCGATGCGGTGCCGAACATCCTGACCCAGATGCTGCTACGGGCAAGCAACGCGGTCGGCTACACCAACTACCCCGACAACGTCGTACGATTGTTTGTCCGCGAAGCGGTCCAAGCCGGGATGGATGTGTTCCGTGTTTTCGATGCGCTCAATTGGCAACAGAATATGAAAGTTGCCATGGAAGCGGTCATCGAAGAGGGTGGGATCTGCGAAGCATCGATTTGCTACACCGGTGACCTGCAAAATCCCAAACGCACCAAGTACGACCTGAAGTATTACGTCGACCTGGCCAAGCAGCTTGAAAAGATGGGCGCCCACTTGCTGGCCATCAAAGACATGGCGGGCTTGCTGAAACCGAAAGCAGCGACCACGCTGGTCCGCGCCTTACGCGAAGAGATTGGCATTCCGATTCATCTTCACACACACGACACCGCCGGCATTCAAGCGTCAACGATCTTGACCGCCGCCGACGAAGGACTGCAGATCGCCGACGCCGCGTTCGCACCGATGTCGGGCGGAACCAGCCAAGTCAACTTGAATTCGATCGTCGAAGCACTCCGTGATACACCTCGGGCGAGCGATTTGGAAACCGAGGCGTTGACCAAGATCGCTACCTACTGGCAGGCCGCCCGCGAATTCTACCTACCGTTCGAAAGTTACGTGCTGCCAGCGACCGGTGACCTCTATGAACATGAGATGCCCGGTGGTCAGTACACAAACTTATTTCAACAGGCGCGTGCACTAGGGCTATCAGACCGCTGGGCCGAAGTCTGCCGCGCCTATGCGGAGGTCAACCGATTGTTTGGCGACATCGTCAAGGTCACGCCGACCAGCAAGGCAGTCGGTGACATGGCGCTGTTCCTTGTCGCCAACGAGATGTCTGCCGACGATGTGCTGACAAGCGAAAAAGCATTGGCATACCCGGCCAGCGTCATCGACTTGATCGGCGGACGTATGGGCCAGCCACCGGGCGGTTTCCCCGAACCGGTGATCAAGAAAGTGATGGGCGAACAACCTCCGTTGACCACCCGACCCGGTGAATCGATGCCGGATGCGGACGTCGATGCCGCCCGCGCGACGGCCGCCGAACAGTTCGGTGAAGCCGCGTCGGATCAATTGGCCGTGACTCAGTTGCTCTACACCAAAGTCTTTAAAGATTTTGCCGAGCACTACCGCAAGTACGGTGACGTGTCAAAGCTACCGACCCCGAACTTTTTCTATGGCCAAGAGCACGGCGAAGAGATCGCGGTCGATATCGAAAAAGGCAAACGCCTGATCGTGAAGTTCCTGACCGTCGGACAGCCACATCCCGATGGGACGCGTACGGTTTTCTTTGAACTCAACGGCCAACCGCGTGAAGTGACCGTGACCGACAAGTCACTCGAACCAGAAACCAAAAAAGCGGTCAAAGCCGACCCTAGCGACGACAACCAAGTCGCCGCCAGCATGCCGGGGATGGTCATCACGGTGGCCGGTGCCGAAGGCGATAAAGTCAAAGAGGGGCAAAAGCTGATGGTGCTCGAAGCGATGAAAATGGAAACCACCATCAACGCACCGAAGGCCGGGACGATCAAGTCGATCCAGACTCCCGCCGGTACCCAGGTCGAAGCCGGGGACTTGCTGGTCGTTCTCCAATAG
- the ribD gene encoding bifunctional diaminohydroxyphosphoribosylaminopyrimidine deaminase/5-amino-6-(5-phosphoribosylamino)uracil reductase RibD: MPANTVVDANRDRHWMQRALQLAASGEGYAEPNPMVGCVLVKDGHRIGEGYHKRFGGPHAEVEALRSLPSIADAESATAYVTLEPCCHFGKTPPCSQALIDAKVSRVVIAMQDPFPKVDGGGLKALRDHGIEITVGVLRDEAEQLNAPYLKRVQKGLPWTIAKWAMTIDGRVATVDGESQWISGPQSRVHVHRLRARVDAILAGMGTVLADDPMLNARLVDDDGKPLTPPRVANRLIFSRGRLPPRDSKLVCTAKEIPTFLFTSPFVDPDERAWLEQAGLVCDAENDSIEGVLRKCADGLHGHRPATNVMVEGGPNLMASLIGSQPEDCLIDEIHAYLGPKIFGGATAPGPILGSGIESLAVAPQFRLIMIDKFDDDARLIYRRQSE; encoded by the coding sequence ATGCCTGCGAACACCGTCGTCGACGCCAATCGTGATCGACATTGGATGCAACGGGCGCTGCAACTAGCGGCGTCCGGTGAAGGCTACGCCGAACCGAATCCGATGGTCGGCTGTGTTTTGGTCAAGGACGGTCATCGTATCGGGGAAGGCTATCACAAGCGATTCGGCGGCCCCCATGCCGAAGTCGAAGCGTTACGAAGTCTGCCATCAATCGCCGATGCGGAATCCGCGACGGCTTACGTTACGTTGGAACCCTGTTGCCACTTTGGGAAAACGCCCCCGTGTAGCCAAGCGTTGATAGATGCCAAAGTCAGTCGCGTTGTGATCGCGATGCAGGATCCATTTCCGAAGGTCGACGGCGGCGGACTGAAAGCACTTCGTGACCACGGGATCGAAATTACCGTCGGTGTCTTGCGCGATGAAGCAGAACAGCTCAACGCGCCGTACCTAAAACGAGTGCAGAAGGGCTTGCCGTGGACGATCGCAAAGTGGGCCATGACGATCGATGGACGTGTCGCGACCGTCGACGGCGAAAGCCAATGGATCAGCGGCCCGCAATCGCGCGTCCATGTGCATCGCTTGCGTGCCCGTGTCGATGCAATTCTTGCCGGAATGGGAACGGTGCTCGCCGATGATCCCATGCTCAACGCAAGGTTGGTTGACGACGATGGCAAACCGCTTACGCCGCCACGGGTCGCGAATCGATTGATTTTCTCGCGCGGACGACTGCCACCACGAGACTCCAAACTCGTTTGCACCGCAAAGGAGATCCCCACATTTTTGTTTACCAGTCCATTCGTCGATCCCGATGAACGGGCGTGGCTGGAACAAGCGGGCTTGGTTTGCGATGCGGAAAACGACAGCATCGAAGGCGTCTTGCGAAAGTGTGCCGACGGCCTACACGGTCACCGACCGGCGACGAACGTGATGGTCGAAGGTGGCCCAAATTTGATGGCTAGCTTGATCGGGAGTCAGCCCGAGGACTGCTTGATTGACGAGATCCATGCGTACCTGGGCCCCAAAATCTTTGGCGGGGCAACCGCACCGGGGCCGATTCTTGGTAGCGGAATCGAATCGCTGGCCGTCGCCCCACAATTTAGACTGATCATGATCGACAAGTTCGATGACGATGCCAGGCTGATTTATCGACGTCAGTCGGAATAG
- a CDS encoding tetratricopeptide repeat protein, with translation MSVDSYAICPCGNGKKIKFCKCKDSVSQMEKVLRMVEGGQVVPALDRLKSILEEHPDAAWALAIRGRLLLGLQEFDSLAENAERFIRLQPSNPLALTQRAAVSVAKGEMQTATDSLLEALNESGQSVDAFVMDVALLVAMGLAQSGSVLSARQFAFLPLGASGFESDEASGFMESLDQSQAINLLLKHIPELIDCPDGVEWQERYDEAMSLLSSNKILLAQDKFESLRRTAPGQAAVLSGLFCCAIWRGDIDRQSDIARQLSEVEDLDLLERQRYGAIAALLKERDVLAVQAANIRVEFKDVEQAEMALAASNRCKQMEAAQLSRLRIDEESVPPRSAFFIADREIPADDADVSGADLPATVSIACVYGRQTDQEPHVIAYDVAADRIDDIKTVLSDALPEGQLEVGEQLPTPLMSNLDPRPVRLRDPQSLAELTTLNREFTVAAMPQRALAVQINLFGGRSLSDVVDDESMALQRAIYVRILEGYERLQTIEGGLDRIREVAKVDALPPLKVTAEQAGRLCPADYFRVDTSELDTMGIYYLAAATRQIGARLESYRFATELVEKVAPTASTDDEKQMALQGYLMAISSAPEPAIGISTANQAVAFAKLHQLNYSPVLMMQMELCLMTADQEGFRSTIMEIEQNYGNDPAVMARVQQILVQLGVIRPDGSMRGAPGGAPAGPVAPGNDFVPAPAPQQAANPASEGLWTPDSPGGGDSSEGGGGKLWVPGMD, from the coding sequence ATGTCTGTCGATTCCTATGCGATCTGCCCCTGTGGCAACGGAAAGAAAATCAAATTCTGCAAGTGCAAAGATTCTGTCAGCCAGATGGAAAAAGTGCTGCGAATGGTCGAAGGTGGCCAAGTGGTACCGGCGCTCGACCGATTGAAATCAATTTTGGAAGAGCATCCCGATGCGGCATGGGCGCTCGCGATCCGTGGTCGATTGCTGTTGGGATTGCAGGAGTTTGATTCGTTAGCCGAAAATGCGGAGCGATTCATTCGTCTGCAGCCATCGAACCCTCTGGCATTGACACAGCGAGCGGCTGTTTCGGTTGCCAAGGGCGAGATGCAAACGGCAACCGATTCGCTTTTGGAAGCTCTGAACGAGAGCGGCCAAAGCGTCGACGCATTTGTGATGGACGTCGCGCTGCTCGTCGCGATGGGCTTGGCTCAAAGTGGTTCGGTGCTGTCGGCACGACAGTTTGCGTTCTTGCCACTCGGAGCGAGCGGATTCGAAAGCGACGAAGCATCTGGCTTCATGGAATCGCTCGATCAATCGCAGGCGATCAATCTTCTGCTCAAGCATATCCCGGAATTGATTGATTGCCCCGACGGCGTCGAATGGCAAGAACGCTATGACGAAGCGATGTCATTGTTGAGCAGCAATAAGATTTTGTTGGCTCAAGACAAGTTCGAATCGTTGCGCCGTACCGCACCGGGACAAGCAGCGGTGTTGTCCGGATTGTTTTGCTGTGCGATCTGGCGTGGCGATATCGATCGTCAGTCCGACATCGCCCGTCAGCTATCGGAAGTCGAAGACCTCGATTTGCTGGAACGTCAACGCTACGGGGCGATCGCTGCCTTGTTGAAAGAACGCGACGTGCTGGCGGTTCAGGCGGCCAACATTCGCGTCGAATTCAAAGACGTCGAGCAGGCCGAAATGGCGTTGGCGGCCAGCAATCGATGTAAGCAGATGGAAGCCGCTCAACTATCGCGATTGCGTATCGACGAAGAATCGGTCCCGCCACGGAGCGCCTTCTTCATCGCCGATCGCGAAATTCCTGCCGATGATGCTGACGTCTCCGGTGCGGACCTACCGGCGACAGTCTCGATCGCTTGTGTTTACGGTCGTCAAACCGATCAAGAACCTCATGTGATCGCGTATGACGTTGCCGCGGATCGGATCGACGACATCAAGACTGTCTTGTCCGACGCCTTACCAGAAGGGCAATTGGAAGTCGGTGAGCAATTGCCCACTCCGTTGATGAGTAACCTTGACCCACGCCCGGTTCGACTCCGTGATCCACAGTCACTTGCGGAACTGACAACTCTCAATCGCGAATTCACTGTCGCGGCAATGCCGCAGCGTGCGTTGGCGGTGCAGATCAATCTGTTCGGAGGGCGTTCACTGAGCGACGTCGTCGACGATGAATCGATGGCACTGCAGCGAGCGATTTATGTTCGCATTCTCGAAGGTTATGAACGACTGCAAACCATCGAAGGCGGACTTGACCGTATTCGTGAAGTCGCCAAGGTCGACGCGTTACCACCGTTGAAAGTCACTGCCGAACAAGCCGGGCGGTTGTGTCCGGCGGATTATTTCCGAGTCGACACCTCGGAACTGGACACGATGGGGATCTACTACCTTGCCGCCGCGACGCGTCAAATCGGGGCGCGATTGGAATCGTATCGCTTTGCCACCGAGTTGGTCGAGAAAGTCGCACCGACTGCGTCGACCGACGACGAGAAACAAATGGCGTTGCAAGGTTACTTGATGGCGATTTCGTCGGCGCCGGAGCCCGCGATCGGGATCTCGACGGCCAATCAAGCCGTCGCATTCGCGAAGCTGCATCAGTTGAATTATTCGCCTGTCCTGATGATGCAGATGGAACTGTGTTTGATGACGGCCGACCAAGAAGGCTTCCGCAGCACCATCATGGAAATCGAGCAAAACTACGGCAACGATCCGGCGGTGATGGCTCGCGTGCAACAGATTCTTGTTCAGTTGGGCGTGATTCGGCCCGACGGCTCGATGCGCGGCGCACCCGGTGGCGCACCTGCTGGTCCGGTCGCACCGGGCAACGATTTCGTTCCCGCACCAGCACCGCAGCAAGCGGCTAACCCAGCTTCGGAAGGATTGTGGACGCCGGACTCACCCGGCGGCGGTGACTCCTCCGAAGGCGGTGGCGGGAAACTTTGGGTTCCCGGCATGGATTGA